In one window of Gossypium arboreum isolate Shixiya-1 chromosome 4, ASM2569848v2, whole genome shotgun sequence DNA:
- the LOC108484300 gene encoding CDP-diacylglycerol--glycerol-3-phosphate 3-phosphatidyltransferase 2-like, translating to MSGLKLSLAASIYVKPRQWVRTITTTRPPPPPPPPLRLTRRMTALFSPSTHFSNSLLPKKNLLPLVRFAFPNCFSSSTNNKRAINGSGPGSDRILADMDPDSKPSPLIEPQPQMRDPNFPSDNSSSKILTLPTVLTLGRVAAVPLLIFTFYVDSCWGRTATTSIFVAAAITDWLDGYIARKMKLHSVFGAFLDPVADKLMVAATLVLLCSRPLNVANFGQVPWLLIVPSIAIIGREITMSAVREWAASQNSKLLEAVAVNNLGKWKTATQMAALTILLATRDSSLGEAGILVASGVILLYISAGLSVMSLAVYMGKIWQVLLK from the exons ATGTCAGGACTGAAACTGAGCCTGGCAGCTTCAATCTACGTCAAGCCCCGCCAATGGGTCCGAACAATAACCACCACCCGTCCTCCACCTCCACCTCCACCTCCACTCCGCCTAACTCGGCGCATGACTGCCCTTTTCTCACCCTCCACCCATTTTAGCAATTCCCTTCTTCCCAAAAAAAACCTACTTCCTCTTGTTAGATTTGCCTTTCCCAACTGCTTCTCTTCCTCAACAAACAATAaaagagctatcaacgggtcggGTCCCGGATCGGACCGCATTCTTGCAGATATGGATCCCGATTCCAAACCCTCGCCGTTGATTGAACCCCAACCACAAATGCGCGACCCTAATTTCCCTTCTGACAATTCTTCTTCCAAAATTTTAACTTTGCCCACTGTTTTAACACTCGGTCGCGTCGCCGCCGTGCCGCTCCTGATTTTCA CCTTTTACGTGGATAGTTGCTGGGGAAGGACTGCTACTACCAGTATATTTGTTGCGGCTGCCATAACTGATTGGCTTGATGGGTACATTGCTAGGAAG ATGAAGTTACATTCTGTCTTTGGTGCATTTTTGGATCCAGTCGCAGACAAG CTTATGGTTGCTGCTACATTGGTTTTACTATGTTCAAGACCTTTGAATGTTGCCAACTTTGGGCAAGTGCCATGGCTACTGATAGTTCCATCGATAGCCATTATTGGAAGAGAG ATAACGATGTCTGCCGTTAGGGAATGGGCTGCTTCTCAGAACAGTAAGCTTTTAGAG GCTGTTGCAGTTAATAATTTGGGAAAGTGGAAAACTGCCACACAAATGGCTGCACTAACCATCCTTCTAGCTACGCGGGATAGCAG CCTTGGAGAAGCTGGGATTTTAGTAGCTTCAGGTGTTATTTTGCTTTATATTTCAGCTGGACTTTCGGTCATGTCATTAGCGGTCTATATGGGGAAGATATGGCAAGTATTACTAAAGTAG
- the LOC108485576 gene encoding probable protein phosphatase 2C 38 isoform X1, with protein sequence MVSRSLKRIASRCWRPSFDGENSCKAGDANGRVDGLLWYKDSGEHYTGKFSMAVIQANNLLEDHSQLESGPLSSFQSGPYGTFVGIYDGHGGPEAARFINEHLFDYIKKFTTENHGMSAEVINKAFLATEEDFLTLVKKQWLSKPLIASVGSCCLVGIVCSGLLYVANVGDSRVVLGRLEKAFKEVKAIQLSTEHNVRCESVRKELQSLHPDDPKIVVLRHKVWRVKGIIQIARSIGDAYLKKDEFNKEPLLPRFRVSEPFEKPILQAKPSILVQKLSPKDRFLIFASDGLWELLSNQDAVNIVNACPRTGIARKLVKAALREAAKKREMRYSDLKKVDRGVRRHFHDDITVIVLFLDSHLLSRASCRRF encoded by the exons ATGGTATCAAGATCGTTAAAACGAATTGCGTCTCGTTGCTGGAGGCCATCCTTTGACGGTGAGAATTCTTGTAAGGCTGGCGATGCTAATGGTAGGGTTGATGGATTGTTGTGGTACAAAGATTCTGGAGAACATTATACTGGCAAGTTTTCAATGGCGGTAATTCAAGCCAACAATCTATTGGAAGACCATAGCCAACTTGAATCAGGTCCTTTGAGCTCATTTCAATCAGGCCCTTATGGGACATTTGTCGGAATTTACGATGGTCATGGAGGTCCTGAAGCTGCTAGGTTTATAAATGAACACCTTTTCGACTATATCAAGA AGTTTACAACCGAGAATCATGGAATGTCAGCCGAAGTTATCAACAAAGCATTTTTGGCTACCGAAGAAGATTTTCTTACTCTTGTCAAGAAGCAATGGCTAAGTAAGCCGCTAATTGCATCTGTTGGTTCGTGTTGTTTGGTCGGAATAGTTTGTAGTGGACTGCTATACGTTGCCAATGTTGGAGATTCTCGTGTGGTCTTAGGTAGACTTGAGAAAGCCTTTAAAGAGGTGAAAGCAATTCAATTGTCAACTGAGCATAATGTACGTTGCGAATCTGTTCGGAAGGAGTTGCAATCATTGCATCCCGATGATCCAAAGATCGTGGTCCTTCGGCACAAAGTATGGCGTGTAAAGGGTATAATACAG ATTGCAAGATCCATAGGGGATGCGTATTTAAAGAAGGATGAATTCAACAAAGAACCTCTATTGCCGAGGTTTAGAGTTTCGGAACCATTCGAGAAGCCGATCCTACAAGCGAAGCCATCGATATTAGTACAAAAACTGAGTCCTAAAGATCGGTTTCTTATATTTGCATCGGATGGTCTGTGGGAACTTCTTAGCAATCAGGACGCAGTTAACATAGTCAACGCCTGTCCCCGTACG GGTATTGCTCGAAAACTAGTGAAAGCAGCACTTCGAGAAGCAGCAAAGAAGAGAGAAATGAGATATTCGGATTTGAAAAAGGTGGATCGCGGGGTGCGCAGACATTTCCATGACGACATTACTGTTATTGTTTTGTTTCTTGATTCCCATCTCCTTAGCCGCGCCTCCTGCCGCCGCTTCTAA
- the LOC108485576 gene encoding probable protein phosphatase 2C 38 isoform X2, with translation MVSRSLKRIASRCWRPSFDGENSCKAGDANGRVDGLLWYKDSGEHYTGKFSMAVIQANNLLEDHSQLESGPLSSFQSGPYGTFVGIYDGHGGPEAARFINEHLFDYIKKFTTENHGMSAEVINKAFLATEEDFLTLVKKQWLSRLEKAFKEVKAIQLSTEHNVRCESVRKELQSLHPDDPKIVVLRHKVWRVKGIIQIARSIGDAYLKKDEFNKEPLLPRFRVSEPFEKPILQAKPSILVQKLSPKDRFLIFASDGLWELLSNQDAVNIVNACPRTGIARKLVKAALREAAKKREMRYSDLKKVDRGVRRHFHDDITVIVLFLDSHLLSRASCRRF, from the exons ATGGTATCAAGATCGTTAAAACGAATTGCGTCTCGTTGCTGGAGGCCATCCTTTGACGGTGAGAATTCTTGTAAGGCTGGCGATGCTAATGGTAGGGTTGATGGATTGTTGTGGTACAAAGATTCTGGAGAACATTATACTGGCAAGTTTTCAATGGCGGTAATTCAAGCCAACAATCTATTGGAAGACCATAGCCAACTTGAATCAGGTCCTTTGAGCTCATTTCAATCAGGCCCTTATGGGACATTTGTCGGAATTTACGATGGTCATGGAGGTCCTGAAGCTGCTAGGTTTATAAATGAACACCTTTTCGACTATATCAAGA AGTTTACAACCGAGAATCATGGAATGTCAGCCGAAGTTATCAACAAAGCATTTTTGGCTACCGAAGAAGATTTTCTTACTCTTGTCAAGAAGCAATGGCTAA GTAGACTTGAGAAAGCCTTTAAAGAGGTGAAAGCAATTCAATTGTCAACTGAGCATAATGTACGTTGCGAATCTGTTCGGAAGGAGTTGCAATCATTGCATCCCGATGATCCAAAGATCGTGGTCCTTCGGCACAAAGTATGGCGTGTAAAGGGTATAATACAG ATTGCAAGATCCATAGGGGATGCGTATTTAAAGAAGGATGAATTCAACAAAGAACCTCTATTGCCGAGGTTTAGAGTTTCGGAACCATTCGAGAAGCCGATCCTACAAGCGAAGCCATCGATATTAGTACAAAAACTGAGTCCTAAAGATCGGTTTCTTATATTTGCATCGGATGGTCTGTGGGAACTTCTTAGCAATCAGGACGCAGTTAACATAGTCAACGCCTGTCCCCGTACG GGTATTGCTCGAAAACTAGTGAAAGCAGCACTTCGAGAAGCAGCAAAGAAGAGAGAAATGAGATATTCGGATTTGAAAAAGGTGGATCGCGGGGTGCGCAGACATTTCCATGACGACATTACTGTTATTGTTTTGTTTCTTGATTCCCATCTCCTTAGCCGCGCCTCCTGCCGCCGCTTCTAA
- the LOC108485576 gene encoding probable protein phosphatase 2C 38 isoform X3 gives MVSRSLKRIASRCWRPSFDGENSCKAGDANGRVDGLLWYKDSGEHYTGKFSMAVIQANNLLEDHSQLESGPLSSFQSGPYGTFVGIYDGHGGPEAARFINEHLFDYIKKFTTENHGMSAEVINKAFLATEEDFLTLVKKQWLSKPLIASVGSCCLVGIVCSGLLYVANVGDSRVVLGRLEKAFKEVKAIQLSTEHNVRCESVRKELQSLHPDDPKIVVLRHKVWRVKGIIQIARSIGDAYLKKDEFNKEPLLPRFRVSEPFEKPILQAKPSILVQKLSPKDRFLIFASDGLWELLSNQDAVNIVNACPRTVRVLLEN, from the exons ATGGTATCAAGATCGTTAAAACGAATTGCGTCTCGTTGCTGGAGGCCATCCTTTGACGGTGAGAATTCTTGTAAGGCTGGCGATGCTAATGGTAGGGTTGATGGATTGTTGTGGTACAAAGATTCTGGAGAACATTATACTGGCAAGTTTTCAATGGCGGTAATTCAAGCCAACAATCTATTGGAAGACCATAGCCAACTTGAATCAGGTCCTTTGAGCTCATTTCAATCAGGCCCTTATGGGACATTTGTCGGAATTTACGATGGTCATGGAGGTCCTGAAGCTGCTAGGTTTATAAATGAACACCTTTTCGACTATATCAAGA AGTTTACAACCGAGAATCATGGAATGTCAGCCGAAGTTATCAACAAAGCATTTTTGGCTACCGAAGAAGATTTTCTTACTCTTGTCAAGAAGCAATGGCTAAGTAAGCCGCTAATTGCATCTGTTGGTTCGTGTTGTTTGGTCGGAATAGTTTGTAGTGGACTGCTATACGTTGCCAATGTTGGAGATTCTCGTGTGGTCTTAGGTAGACTTGAGAAAGCCTTTAAAGAGGTGAAAGCAATTCAATTGTCAACTGAGCATAATGTACGTTGCGAATCTGTTCGGAAGGAGTTGCAATCATTGCATCCCGATGATCCAAAGATCGTGGTCCTTCGGCACAAAGTATGGCGTGTAAAGGGTATAATACAG ATTGCAAGATCCATAGGGGATGCGTATTTAAAGAAGGATGAATTCAACAAAGAACCTCTATTGCCGAGGTTTAGAGTTTCGGAACCATTCGAGAAGCCGATCCTACAAGCGAAGCCATCGATATTAGTACAAAAACTGAGTCCTAAAGATCGGTTTCTTATATTTGCATCGGATGGTCTGTGGGAACTTCTTAGCAATCAGGACGCAGTTAACATAGTCAACGCCTGTCCCCGTACGGTAAG GGTATTGCTCGAAAACTAG